A region from the Arachis ipaensis cultivar K30076 chromosome B01, Araip1.1, whole genome shotgun sequence genome encodes:
- the LOC107647001 gene encoding DNA-directed RNA polymerases II and IV subunit 5A-like, protein MVNIEQFSNQLSPITQIKGKKPISKAHNNTQERRRRIVLLEEEINRLYRIRKTMMQMLSDRDYLVEDLEIKMCREEFRRKYGKNMKNEDLIIKKYKEDNSSDQIYVFFLEEAKVGVKTLKTYTNRMNFENVFRFIMICQQNLTPFSRTCINEVSAKFYFEVSQEIKLLINVKEHVLVPKHYITDVENSGND, encoded by the exons ATGGTCAACATAGAACAATTCAGCAACCaactcagcccaatcacacaaaTCAAGGGAAAAAAACCAATATCGAAAGCTCACAACAACACACA agaaagaagaagaaggatagtTCTGTTGGAGGAGGAAATCAATAGGCTATATAGAATTAGGAAGACGATGATGCAGATGTTGAGCGATAGGGATTACCTTGTTGAGGACTTAGAGATTAAGATGTGTAGAGAAGAATTTAGAAGAAAATATGGCAAGAACATGAAGAATGAAGACCTTATCATCAAGAAATACAAGGAGGATAATTCTTCTGACCAAATTTATGTCTTCTTCCTCGAAGAAGCTAAGGTTGGTGTCAAGACCTTGAAGACTTACACCAATCGAATGAACTTCGAGAATGTTTTCAGGTTTATCATGATTTGTCAACAGAATTTAACACCTTTTTCCCGCACTTGTATCAATGAAGTTTCTGCAAAATTTTACTTTGAGGTTTCCCAA GAAATAAAATTGTTGATCAACGTAAAAGAACATGTTCTTGTCCCTAAGCATTATATTACTGATGTAGAAAACTCAG GTAATGATTAG